Proteins from a genomic interval of Streptomyces sp. NBC_01445:
- a CDS encoding TetR/AcrR family transcriptional regulator has protein sequence MSVDREQVLRTAAALLTRKATATMDEVARAAGLSRATLHRHFAGRDALVRALEELGIQECEAALDAARLDEGGADDAVRRLVTEIQPCAGLLAFLVTENQLFEGESQNEGWARLDARIAALFTRGQERGEFRIDLTPAWLTEALYSLIGGGAWAVQDGRVAAKDFQHMIVELLLGGARRRVEP, from the coding sequence ATGTCAGTCGACCGAGAACAGGTGCTGCGCACCGCCGCCGCCCTGCTCACCCGCAAGGCCACGGCCACGATGGACGAGGTGGCCAGGGCGGCCGGTCTCAGCCGCGCCACGCTGCACCGGCACTTCGCGGGCCGGGACGCACTCGTCAGGGCCCTGGAAGAACTGGGGATCCAGGAGTGCGAGGCCGCCCTCGACGCGGCCCGGCTCGACGAGGGCGGTGCCGACGACGCCGTACGCCGGCTGGTGACGGAGATCCAGCCGTGCGCCGGACTCCTCGCCTTCCTCGTCACGGAGAACCAGCTCTTCGAGGGCGAATCGCAGAACGAGGGCTGGGCCCGGCTCGACGCCCGCATCGCCGCGCTGTTCACGCGCGGCCAGGAGCGTGGCGAGTTCCGGATCGACCTGACACCCGCGTGGCTCACGGAGGCGCTCTACAGCCTGATCGGCGGGGGCGCATGGGCCGTACAGGACGGCCGGGTGGCCGCCAAGGACTTCCAACACATGATCGTCGAGCTTCTGCTCGGCGGCGCCAGACGGAGAGTGGAACCATGA
- a CDS encoding MFS transporter, with protein sequence MTSTHQRTSAAEVEPRPGRGRWLALSVLVLAVLLVAVDATVLGLATPYISEDLEPTGTQLLWIGDVYSFVIAGLLVSMGSLGDRIGRKKLLLTGAVAFGAVSVLNAYATTPEMMILARALLGVAGATLMPSTLALIRNIFTDPRERSLAVGIWGAAASAGAAVGPVVGGFLLEHFWWGSVFLINLPVMAVLVVVGIKLLPESKNPAGGPWDLISVVLSLVGMIGVVYAVKQAASHGLGWEVPASGVLGLAALTWFVRRQLTLPAPLLDMRLFRHRGFSAAVLADLLTILGLSGLVFFLSQFLQLVQGRGPFEAGLAELPAAIGAVAAGLVAGTVARRFSVRSVVAGGLAAVGFALAGLTGLSQSTGYPLLGAVLLIVGVGAGFSFTVTADVILSSVPKEQAGSASAVSETAYELGAALGIALLGSIVTGVYRDFTAPAGTPPEVASAAHESLGGAVESVSALPAHTASELLTAAQGAFVDGLRAAAGIGAAVLLATAVAAWFLLRGQKLEDGVEHP encoded by the coding sequence ATGACCAGCACACACCAGCGCACATCCGCGGCGGAGGTGGAGCCGAGGCCCGGGCGAGGACGATGGCTCGCGCTCTCCGTCCTCGTGCTCGCGGTGCTCCTGGTCGCGGTCGACGCGACGGTGCTCGGTCTCGCGACGCCGTACATCAGCGAGGACCTGGAACCGACCGGCACGCAGCTCCTGTGGATCGGCGACGTCTACTCGTTCGTGATCGCGGGACTCCTGGTCTCCATGGGCAGCCTCGGCGACCGCATCGGCCGTAAGAAGCTGCTGCTCACGGGCGCGGTCGCGTTCGGCGCCGTCTCGGTGCTCAACGCGTACGCGACGACCCCCGAAATGATGATCCTGGCCCGGGCCCTGCTCGGAGTCGCGGGCGCCACCCTGATGCCCTCGACCCTCGCCCTGATCCGCAACATCTTCACCGACCCGCGCGAGCGTTCCCTCGCCGTCGGCATCTGGGGCGCGGCGGCCTCGGCGGGCGCGGCCGTGGGCCCGGTCGTCGGCGGATTCCTGCTCGAACACTTCTGGTGGGGCTCGGTCTTCCTGATCAACCTGCCCGTCATGGCGGTCCTCGTCGTCGTCGGCATCAAGCTGCTGCCCGAGTCGAAGAACCCGGCCGGGGGGCCGTGGGACCTGATCAGCGTCGTCCTGTCCCTCGTCGGCATGATCGGTGTCGTCTACGCGGTCAAGCAGGCCGCGTCGCACGGCCTCGGCTGGGAGGTGCCGGCGTCCGGCGTGCTCGGACTGGCCGCTCTGACCTGGTTCGTCCGCCGCCAGCTCACGCTGCCCGCACCGCTCCTCGACATGCGGCTGTTCCGCCACCGTGGATTCTCGGCCGCTGTCCTCGCCGACCTGCTCACCATCCTCGGCCTTTCGGGCCTGGTGTTCTTCCTCTCCCAGTTCCTGCAACTGGTCCAGGGGCGTGGCCCGTTCGAGGCCGGTCTCGCCGAACTGCCCGCCGCCATCGGCGCGGTGGCGGCCGGACTGGTCGCGGGTACGGTCGCGCGCCGGTTCTCCGTGCGCTCCGTCGTCGCGGGCGGCCTCGCCGCCGTGGGCTTCGCCCTCGCCGGGCTGACCGGTCTCAGCCAGTCGACCGGCTATCCGCTGCTCGGGGCCGTGCTCCTGATCGTGGGCGTCGGCGCAGGGTTCTCGTTCACCGTCACGGCCGACGTGATCCTGTCCAGCGTGCCGAAGGAGCAGGCGGGCTCGGCGTCCGCGGTCTCCGAGACGGCGTACGAACTGGGCGCGGCTCTCGGCATCGCCCTGCTCGGCTCCATCGTCACGGGCGTCTACCGGGACTTCACGGCCCCGGCCGGCACCCCGCCAGAGGTGGCGTCGGCCGCCCACGAATCCCTGGGCGGAGCGGTCGAGTCCGTCTCGGCGCTGCCCGCGCACACCGCGAGCGAACTGCTCACGGCGGCGCAGGGCGCCTTCGTCGACGGGCTGCGGGCCGCCGCGGGCATCGGCGCGGCGGTGCTCCTCGCGACGGCGGTGGCGGCGTGGTTCCTGCTGCGCGGCCAGAAGCTGGAGGACGGCGTCGAACACCCGTGA
- a CDS encoding lysophospholipid acyltransferase family protein, with translation MTPEGPLSRFAFIKAVLSPIMRLMFRPRVEGAENIPGTGPVILAGNHLTFIDSIVLPIVCDRQVLFIGKDEYVTGKGLKGRVMAWFFTGVGMIPVDRDGANGGVAALMTGRRVLEEGQVFGIYPEGTRSPDGRLYRGRTGIARLTLMTGAPVVPFAMIGTDKLQPGGSGLPRPGRVTVRFGEPMEFSRYDGMGRDRYVLRAVTDSVMAEVMRLSGQEYVDMYATKAKAA, from the coding sequence TTGACACCGGAGGGCCCGTTGTCCCGTTTCGCGTTCATCAAGGCAGTGCTCTCACCGATCATGCGCCTGATGTTCCGCCCCCGGGTGGAGGGCGCCGAGAACATCCCGGGCACCGGTCCTGTCATTCTCGCGGGCAACCACCTGACCTTCATCGACTCGATCGTGCTGCCGATCGTGTGTGACCGTCAGGTCCTGTTCATCGGCAAGGACGAGTACGTCACCGGCAAGGGCCTCAAGGGCCGAGTCATGGCGTGGTTCTTCACCGGCGTCGGCATGATCCCGGTCGACCGCGACGGCGCCAACGGCGGTGTCGCGGCGCTCATGACCGGCCGCCGCGTCCTGGAGGAGGGCCAGGTCTTCGGCATCTACCCCGAGGGCACCCGCTCCCCCGACGGCCGGCTCTACCGCGGCCGCACCGGCATCGCCCGGCTGACCCTGATGACGGGCGCGCCCGTCGTCCCGTTCGCGATGATCGGCACGGACAAGCTCCAGCCGGGCGGCAGCGGCCTCCCGCGGCCCGGCCGCGTCACGGTCCGCTTCGGCGAGCCGATGGAGTTCTCGCGCTACGACGGCATGGGCCGCGACCGCTATGTGCTGCGCGCCGTGACGGACTCGGTGATGGCGGAGGTCATGCGCCTGTCCGGCCAGGAGTACGTGGACATGTACGCGACCAAGGCGAAGGCCGCCTGA
- a CDS encoding glycerophosphodiester phosphodiesterase gives MGMRKSQESRGSQLGRRSVLGAAVLGAGGAVLGAPGVASADERGSGGHHGGGGYKSLPVPTVIAHRGTSGYRPEHTFGSYQLALDMGAHVIEAGDLVPTKDGHLVCRHEPEIGGTTDVSAHPEFAGRKTTKSLDGVATTGWFTEDFTLAELKTLRAKERIPANRQRNTLYDGRWEIPTFEEVLKWRERQSRERGKEVWIHVETKHPTYFRKLGLGLEERVATLLRKYGVNRKNSPVFLQSFEPTSIQRLNKLVDNPLVVLLSTANSRPWDFVDAGDPRTVADLITPKGLDEIASYAQGIGPTLDLVIPKDKDGKLLAPTTLVKDAHAAGLILHPYTMRNENTFLPADFKKGTDPNAYGDAFGAFKAYLATGIDGIFSDNCDTALLAREDFLKA, from the coding sequence ATGGGGATGCGGAAGTCACAGGAGTCCCGGGGGTCGCAGCTCGGCCGCCGTTCGGTACTGGGTGCGGCGGTGCTCGGAGCGGGCGGAGCCGTCCTGGGCGCGCCCGGCGTGGCGAGCGCCGACGAGCGCGGCAGTGGCGGACATCACGGCGGTGGTGGCTACAAGAGCCTGCCTGTGCCCACCGTCATCGCCCACCGCGGTACGAGCGGCTACCGCCCGGAGCACACCTTCGGCTCGTACCAGCTGGCCCTGGACATGGGCGCGCACGTCATCGAGGCGGGCGACCTCGTGCCCACCAAGGACGGTCACCTCGTATGCCGTCACGAGCCGGAAATCGGCGGGACGACCGACGTCTCCGCGCACCCCGAGTTCGCCGGCCGCAAGACCACCAAGAGTCTCGACGGGGTCGCCACCACCGGCTGGTTCACCGAGGACTTCACGCTCGCCGAGCTGAAGACCCTGCGCGCCAAGGAGCGCATCCCGGCCAACCGCCAGCGCAACACCCTCTACGACGGCCGCTGGGAGATCCCCACCTTCGAAGAGGTCCTCAAGTGGCGGGAGCGGCAGAGCCGCGAGCGCGGCAAGGAGGTGTGGATCCACGTCGAGACCAAGCACCCCACCTACTTCCGCAAGCTCGGCCTCGGCCTCGAGGAGCGCGTCGCCACGCTCCTGCGCAAGTACGGCGTGAACAGGAAGAATTCGCCCGTCTTCCTCCAGTCCTTCGAGCCGACCAGCATCCAGCGCCTGAACAAGCTGGTCGACAACCCGCTCGTCGTGCTCCTGTCGACCGCGAACTCCCGCCCCTGGGACTTCGTCGACGCCGGTGACCCGCGCACCGTCGCCGACCTCATCACCCCCAAGGGCCTCGACGAGATCGCCTCGTACGCCCAGGGCATCGGCCCCACGCTCGACCTCGTGATCCCCAAGGACAAGGACGGCAAGCTCCTCGCGCCCACCACGCTCGTCAAGGACGCGCACGCCGCGGGCCTGATCCTGCACCCGTACACGATGCGCAACGAGAACACCTTCCTGCCCGCCGACTTCAAGAAGGGCACCGACCCGAACGCCTACGGCGACGCGTTCGGCGCCTTCAAGGCCTATCTGGCCACCGGCATCGACGGCATCTTCTCGGACAACTGCGACACGGCGCTCCTCGCCCGCGAGGACTTCCTGAAGGCCTGA